One Vespa crabro chromosome 4, iyVesCrab1.2, whole genome shotgun sequence DNA segment encodes these proteins:
- the LOC124423935 gene encoding cathepsin O-like has protein sequence MEWRTVAVTILVVTLCFLAIPIRIGPDNNNEDIKLFENYVARYNKSYKNNPTEYSDRFERFQRSLRHIEKMNGFRSSQESAFYGLTEFSDMSEDEFLQKTLYSDLSERGKKHANASYHNEHRKRKERNHLEKRTIGIPLKVDWREKGVISPIKNQGSCGACWAFSTVEVVESMYAIKNGSLHFLSVQEMIDCARNTNLGCEGGDICSLLAWLKLTKSPILPESNYPLTRMTDTCKLKGATAKMKTGIKVMDFTCDSFIDSEEELLITLATHGPVAAAVNALSWQNYLGGIIQYHCDGAFTSLNHAVQIVGYDKSDTIPYYIIKNSWGPAFGDRGYLYIAIGSNLCGIANQVSALDIIYK, from the exons ATGGAATGGAGAACAGTTGCAGTGACGATATTAGTAGTGACACTTTGTTTCTTGGCCATACCTATTCGCATTGGccctgataataataacgaagatatcAAGTTGTTCGAGAATTATGTCGCGCGGTataataaatcgtataaaaacAATCCAACCGAGTATAGTGATAGATTCGAACGATTTCAG AGATCTTTACGACATATCGAGAAAATGAATGGTTTTCGATCGTCCCAGGAAAGTGCTTTCTACGGACTCACGGAATTTTCCGACATGTCGGAAGATGAATTTCTACAGAAAACCCTTTATTCTGATCTATCGGAAAGAG GAAAAAAGCATGCGAACGCGAGCTATCATAACGAACAtcgtaagagaaaagaaagaaatcacttggaaaaaagaactatAGGTATACCACTGAAAGTAGATTGGCGAGAGAAAGGTGTAATATCTCCTATAAAGAATCAAGGATCCTGTGGTGCTTGTTGGGCCTTCAGTACTGTCGAGGTAGTTGAATCGATGTATGCCATAAAAAATGGCAGTCTACATTTTCTAAGTGTACAGGAG ATGATTGATTGTGCAAGGAATACTAATCTCGGATGTGAAGGTGGAGATATTTGCAGTTTGCTCGCTTGGTTGAAATTAACGAAATCGCCGATATTACCGGAATCTAATTATCCGCTCACACGAATGACTGACACGTGCAAGCTAAAAGG agCTACCGCGAAAATGAAAACAGGTATCAAGGTGATGGACTTTACCTGCGATAG CTTTATAGATTCAGAAGAGGAACTTCTGATAACATTGGCCACACACGGTCCTGTGGCTGCCGCGGTGAATGCATTATCCTGGCAAAATTATTTAGGTGGTATAATACAGTATCATTGCGATGGTGCTTTTACCAGTTTGAATCATGCTGTACAAATAGTAGGTTATGATAAATCCGACACAATaccttattatattatcaaaaattcgTGGGGTCCAGCTTTTGGTGATAGAGGTTACTTGTACATCGCTATTGGCAGCAATCTTTGCG GTATCGCCAATCAAGTTTCAGCGTTGGATATCATCTataaataa
- the LOC124423934 gene encoding tryptophan 2,3-dioxygenase has protein sequence MACPLSGTITDDQSQEVTQLTKGSALLYGEYLRLDKILSAQRLLSAEYNEEVHDEHLFIITHQAYELWFKQIIYELDSVRSLFSSDSNVYITTNHTSTVQNDVHILNESRTLEILRRLHRIVLILKLLVDQVTILETMTPLDFMAFRDYLCPASGFQSLQFRLLENKLGVKQEHRVRYNQSYMRVFGRDPKAIEEIKRSEEEPSLSCLVQKWLARTPGLESYDFDFWGKYKRAVEQMLFEQEQTAQEQSEEQMKVYLTSNVQSRQAIFETIFNESLHNALVSRGERRFSYAALQGAVMITLYRDEPRFSQPHQILTALMDIDSLITKWRYNHVIMVQRMIGSQQLGTGGSSGYQYLKSTLSDRYKVFLDLFNLSTFLIPRHLIPPLTKQMKTRLSISWNGWSTDNNQNNAENEIERS, from the exons ATGGCCTGTCCTTTGTCGGGAACTATCAC AGATGATCAGAGCCAAGAAGTAACTCAATTAACCAAAGGATCAGCCTTACTCTATGGAGAATATCTTCGTTTAGATAAAATCTTATCCGCGCAAAGGCTCCTTAGCGCTGAGTACAATGAAGAGGTACACGACGAGcatctttttatcattactcATCAAG CATACGAACTATGGTTCAAGCAGATTATCTACGAATTGGATTCAGTCAGATCACTCTTCAGTTCTGACTCAAACGTTTATATCACTACCAATCATACTTCGACGGTTCAAAATGATGTTCACATTTTGAACGAATCAAGAACTTTGGAAATTCTTAGACGACTTCATCGCATCGTTCTTATATTAAAA CTTCTGGTGGACCAAGTGACGATCTTAGAGACTATGACACCGTTGGATTTCATGGCGTTCCGCGATTACCTCTGCCCAGCTTCCGGCTTTCAATCCCTGCAATTTCGATTACTAGAAAACAAACTTGGTGTAAAACAAGAACACAGAGTAAGATATAATCAAAGTTACATGAGAGTTTTCGGAAGAGATCCGAAAGCCATTGAGGAGATCAAACGTTCCGAGGAAGAACCCAGCCTCAGCTGCTTGGTCCAAAAGTGGTTGGCCAGGACACCCGGTCTCGAATCTTACGATTTTGACTTTTGGGGAAAGTACAAGAGAGCCGTTGAACAAATGCTCTTCGAACAAGAACAAACTGCACag GAACAATCAGAGGAGCAAATGAAGGTATATCTTACGAGCAACGTTCAATCTCGTCAAGCCATTTTCGAAACAATCTTTAACGAATCTCTTCATAACGCGCTTGTCTCGAGAGGAGAACGAAGATTCTCGTATGCTGCCTTGCAAGGAGCTGTAATGATAACATTATATCGGGACGAACCAAGATTCAGTCAACCCCATCAAATACTAACTGCATTGATGGACATTGATTCTCTGATTACTAAATGGAGGT ataatCACGTCATCATGGTTCAGAGGATGATTGGTTCTCAACAACTTGGAACTGGTGGATCTTCCGGCTACCAATACTTGAAATCGACATTGAG CGATAGATACAAAGTGTTCCTAGACTTGTTCAATTTGTCTACGTTCTTAATACCTAGACATTTAATACCACCATTAACGAAGCAAATGAAAACAAGACTTTCAATTTCTTGGAATGGTTGGAGTACCGATAACAATCAAAACAATgctgaaaatgaaatagaacgcTCGTAA
- the LOC124423941 gene encoding Krueppel homolog 2, giving the protein MADNAGSGDSSPQLERGWLALKQHVIDNKIKAGLWFTRLLTMIFTISYIIPIFGNSYNIYYKALMSYAATSALRLHQRLPHVHLTRQFLGMLLLEDSCHYLLYSIIFLYVPPVTIVLVPIFLFAMLQFASFSLTLLDCLGQNSWWGIRLMISLVEFQSHKILRFCAFSEIIILPYTAFLVLTGRVGLLTPVIYYQFLKLRLASQRNPFTRNMFYEIRSILNTLAKKPAVPDILRKMIEGFLSLTQQMAPVRQ; this is encoded by the exons aTGGCAGATAATGCAGGTTCAGGAGATTCATCACCACAGTTGGAAAGAGGATGGTTGGCTTTAAAACAACATGTAatcgataacaaaattaaagcTGGATTATGGTTTACAAGATTACTAACtatgatatttacaataagTTATATTATTCCAATATTTGG aaattcttataatatatattacaaagctTTAATGAGCTATGCAGCAACCAGTGCATTGCGTCTTCACCAAAGACTGCCACATGTACATCTTACTAGACAATTTTTGGGAATGTTACTTCTCGAAGATTCCTGccattatttactttattctataatatttctttatgttCCTCCAGTAACAA tcGTGCTTGtaccaatatttttatttgccaTGTTGCAATTTGCCAGTTTTTCACTCACATTACTGGAT tGCTTAGGACAGAATAGCTGGTGGGGAATACGTCTTATGATCTCTTTGGTTGAGTTTCAGTCTCATAAAATTTTGCGTTTCTGTGCATTTTCTGAAATCATAATTTTACCATACACAGCATTTCTTGTTTTGAC gGGACGTGTTGGTTTGTTAACACCAGTTATATATTATCAGTTCTTGAAGTTACGTCTTGCATCACAAAGAAACCCATTCACGCGTAATATGTTTTATGAAATCAGAAGTATTTTGAATACTTTGGCCAAGAAACCTGCAGTGCCAGATATACTCCGTAAAATGATAGAAggtttcctttctttaactCAACAAATGGCACCAGTACGTCAgtaa
- the LOC124423942 gene encoding ras-related protein Rab-30-like isoform X2 — protein sequence MEDYKFLFKVVLVGNAGVGKTCLVRRFTQLQIWDTAGQERFRSITQSYYRSAHALILVYDISCQPTFDCLPDWLREIEEYANNKVLRILVGNKIDREDREIPTHVGEDFAQRHGMYFLETSAKEAENVERLFMEIAAELMDQARSKELPRYETNATSINGKTTSIGDTNSCGCSRFS from the exons ATGGAGGActacaaatttcttttcaaagtcGTCCTGGTGGGCAATGCCGGTGTTGGAAAAACTTGCCTTGTACGGAGATTTACGCAG TTACAAATTTGGGATACAGCTGGACAAGAAAGATTTCGTTCAATAACTCAAAGTTATTATAGATCTGCTCACGCTTTGATTTTAGTATATGATATTTCATGTCAACCTACTTTTGATTGTTTACCTGATTGGTTAAGAGAAATTGAAGAATAtgcaaataataaagttttaagGATATTAGTag GTAATAAAATAGATCGAGAGGATAGGGAAATACCAACGCATGTAGGTGAAGATTTTGCACAAAGACATGGAATGTACTTTTTAGAAACATCAGCAAAAGAGGCAGAAAACGTAGAACGATTATTTATGGAGATAGCTGCAGAACTTATGGAT cAAGCACGTAGTAAGGAATTACCTAGATATGAAACAAATGCAACTTCCATAAATGGAAAGACTACATCAATTGGTGATACTAATAGTTGTGGTTGCAGtcgtttttcttaa
- the LOC124423942 gene encoding ras-related protein Rab-30-like isoform X1, whose amino-acid sequence MEDYKFLFKVVLVGNAGVGKTCLVRRFTQGLFPPGQGATIGVDFMIKTVEVENEKVKLQIWDTAGQERFRSITQSYYRSAHALILVYDISCQPTFDCLPDWLREIEEYANNKVLRILVGNKIDREDREIPTHVGEDFAQRHGMYFLETSAKEAENVERLFMEIAAELMDQARSKELPRYETNATSINGKTTSIGDTNSCGCSRFS is encoded by the exons ATGGAGGActacaaatttcttttcaaagtcGTCCTGGTGGGCAATGCCGGTGTTGGAAAAACTTGCCTTGTACGGAGATTTACGCAG ggTTTATTTCCTCCAGGTCAAGGTGCAACAATCGGTGTAGATTTTATGATTAAAACTGTGGAagtagaaaatgagaaagtcAAG TTACAAATTTGGGATACAGCTGGACAAGAAAGATTTCGTTCAATAACTCAAAGTTATTATAGATCTGCTCACGCTTTGATTTTAGTATATGATATTTCATGTCAACCTACTTTTGATTGTTTACCTGATTGGTTAAGAGAAATTGAAGAATAtgcaaataataaagttttaagGATATTAGTag GTAATAAAATAGATCGAGAGGATAGGGAAATACCAACGCATGTAGGTGAAGATTTTGCACAAAGACATGGAATGTACTTTTTAGAAACATCAGCAAAAGAGGCAGAAAACGTAGAACGATTATTTATGGAGATAGCTGCAGAACTTATGGAT cAAGCACGTAGTAAGGAATTACCTAGATATGAAACAAATGCAACTTCCATAAATGGAAAGACTACATCAATTGGTGATACTAATAGTTGTGGTTGCAGtcgtttttcttaa
- the LOC124423936 gene encoding 40S ribosomal protein S3, whose product MGTRSISKKKKFVGDGVFKAELNEFLTRELAEDGYSGVEVRVTPTRTEIILLATHTQSVLGEKGRRIRELTSVVQKRFNFKEPQNVELYAEKVAQRGLCAIAQAESLRYKLIGGLAVRRACYGVLRFIMESGARGCEVVVSGKLRGQRAKSMKFVDGLMIHSGEPTNNYVNTATRHVLLRQGVLGIKVKIMLPWDPNGKLGPKDPLPDYVSIAEPKEEVRPLQPTSEIKASKDIPQPAPLV is encoded by the exons ATGGGTACTCGTtctatttcaaagaaaaagaag TTTGTAGGAGATGGAGTCTTCAAAGCTGAGCTCAATGAATTCTTGACTCGCGAACTCGCAGAAGATGGATATTCTGGTGTTGAGGTTCGTGTAACGCCAACTCGTACAGAGATCATCCTATTAgccacacatacacagagtGTTTTGGGAGAAAAAGGGCGCAGAATCAGAGAATTGACCTCTGTGGTACAAAaacgttttaattttaaagaacCACAAAATGTTGAATTATATGCTGAAAAAGTAGCACAACGTGGATTATGTGCTATTGCACAAGCCGAGTCCCTTCGATATAAGTTGATTGGTGGACTTGCTGTACGAAG gGCATGTTATGGTGTTCTTCGATTTATCATGGAATCAGGAGCAAGAGGATGTGAAGTTGTTGTCAGTGGGAAGTTACGTGGTCAGAGagcaaaatcaatgaaatttgttGATGGCTTAATGATTCATTCAGGAGAACCAACAAACAATTATGTAAACACTGCAACTCGTCATGTACTTCTTCGACAAG gtGTATTAGGTATCAAAGTAAAAATTATGTTACCATGGGATCCTAATGGTAAACTTGGTCCAAAAGATCCTCTTCCAGATTATGTTTCGATAGCTGAACCAAAAGAAGAAGTACGTCCTTTACAACCAACTTCTGAAATAAAAGCCTCAAAAGACATACCTCAACCGGCACCACTTGtgtaa